Genomic window (Capricornis sumatraensis isolate serow.1 chromosome 1, serow.2, whole genome shotgun sequence):
CGCCCGTACAGCTCCCGTCGCAGCTCCCGGGAGATGGGCTTCAGGTGCATGAAGTTGCAGAAGCCGCCCCGCGTGCACTCCCTGCAGAAGAACAGAACGGTCACGCTGGGTACAcaacccctcctcccctgcctgctTCCCCCGGGCCGGCCTGCACCTACCCCATCTCGTACTGGCGGCAGCAGGCTTCTCTGAAGTCGGTCACAGGGGAGAGCTCGGCGTGGATCGGCTGGCCGTTAAACCAGCGGTTGTTCAAGTCAATCACAGCCTTTTCCGCATCTTCTTCACGGCGAAACTGAAAAGACAAAGCAGAACTGCTGACCAGCCCCACTTCAATAACAAGTATCTTCAATGACTGATTCAAATATGTATCACGTGCTCACATAGGTGGCATAGTGCAAGAGAGCAATTTAAAAACCAGACCATCCTTTATTAGTGATGACTAATTTTTACAACAGTCCAAGGTCATGCCATGCATGCTGTCTTGGTTTTCAAATTCAACTGGTTAAAAGCACAAATGTCGTGATTTACACAggcaagaaaagttaaaaaaaaaaggaaaaagaaaccaaacatataattcagtttcttttccacAGTCCCACAACCACTAACCAACAGCCTAAGACACCCATCCTCCTGGGACCCACATGTCAGCTGCCGGACTGGAGCCGCAGCCAGCAAGGGCTGGCCAGGGCACCAAAGCTCTGGCCTGGTCTGAGCAGGGCTGTTCTCTGAGGGTTGTTAGCTACGGTGAGGCAGGCATGCCTCACTCCTCAGCCCCAACTGCCGCCTCAGTCCTACCTTGACATACACGTTCCCCACGAGGTGGTCTCCGAGGTTGTCACAGACATTCATCTCCTCCACCTCCCCGTACTTCTCCTCCATTTCTGTGAAAACCTCCTAAGGGGAGAACGGGGGTTAGAGGATCacaataaagatgaaaaaggaacAGAACTCATGAGTACATATTCTTACGAATGGAGTCAAGTCCCAATCCCCATACAGGGGGTGAATGGGTCTACAGGGTTCAGTCACTAGCTCACCTCAAAGAACTCATCATAATGTTCCTGCATCTCGACATCGCTCACAGCGCCTGTGAACAACAGAGAGCTTGCTGGTTAGAGCCGGGAACTGTGACCGCCAGAGCTCTGTGCTTAAACTCAAAACTGCTATGTAACACACATCAGCTTATCTAGAGAGAAAACAGAGCTGCACTCTGCTGGAGACGGAAGACAGTGCCTCACACAGCCACTTGTTAAAGTTTGAAGTGTGGTGAGATTTTAAAAGCCCCTTATGACCGCCTCAGTTCTggctattaaaatattaaaatcacgACAAGTTTTCATCAGCATCAAAGGGCCAACATTTTCAGAAAGCATGAGGAAAAGGTTGACTCTCAAAAGAAATTTTCAAATTGAAAATTCTCCTCCTTTTCAGATTTAAGATACAGGCCAAGTAATCACACTGACTTTTCCCCATTCCTTTCTTAGGTTAAAATGAAAGGTGGCAATCAGGCAGGGGAGATGATTAAAATCTATGCTCCCTACTAGCTTCTTTTACCAATTATCAGCTACACAAAATGTTATTAATTCTTTCTGATGCTATTAAAACCCAAATGATGGAAAGTGAAGACTGAGAAAGACAATGACCAAGTTCAATCGCAGTAATCTGAGTGCCCTCTTTTGCATAAAGGGAAAGTTACAGGTTTTTGTTGAAGAAAGCATTATTTTAGGTGTCAAAttgttttcatctttattcttCATAATTCACATGCACTAAGTGAACTCTTGTCCATTCTGTGGACAGATTTAGAAAATTCACATCCCATCCTCATTACATTCTACCATTCAAACTCTGACACTCTCTGAATCTAAATTTGAGGAAGCAGAAAGCTGGAGTGTCAGTAAGCTGGTATTCCCAACAGCCAGGCCGGCAGGAGCTTCGAGGCAGGAACAGCCTGTTGCTAGTAGCCACCTTCCAAAGGAACCCTCCGGGACTCGCAGCCTCCTCTGGGCTCCCACCAAGGGCCCTAGGCTGTGGCCATAGGCCCTGCCCACAATGCCCGAGCTCTCTGAAAGCTGTTTCCCTCTAAAACTGGCTTCCATCTTGATTCTGGCAGTGATTTAAATTCCCATTCCAGCCAGTGGCGGGGGGAGAGAGCGGTGTCCCTGCATCGTAGTTGGTTCTGTACTTCCAGGAACCCAGCTCGCTTTACAACAGAGAACTCAGTAAACACGTGTGGTGACGCCACTCCAGACAGCTCGTCTTGATTTAAAAGTTACAACGAGTGTATCTCCTTCCCTGAGTAGAAACCAAAGTCTGAACAACAGAAAAGCCAGTCAAGAGAAGCCCATTCCAAAGGGCaggttttaatgtttaaaatttatttccttctccacattagaaaaatgagaagacagaaaatattcACACAGTCGAAGTCTTAGCAATGCGGAGAATCACATTTTGGTGGCCGTTAAACTATTGGCTGTATTCGTGGGATTAGTATCTCTATTCTGTTACTACATAAACGGAATATTGTACTTCAATAACTTATAaagttcatgttttaaaatacttcCTAGTGGGCATATTTTATCTTCTATACTCTGGTTAAAAATTTTTGAGTCAATCAAAATGATCTGAAAGGCAGAGGTGAGTGACTGATTAAAAAAGCTTCTCAACTAAAGTATTAACATgactcaatatattttaaatacaacttGCAAGTACccagttttcttaaagaaacaTTCTTAAACTGGGATTCATATTTAATCCAAGCATAGAAAGCTTATTTTTCTGCAGATACAAAGTTATATTAAAAAGCCAGTAGTGATGAACCTAGTAGCTAAACTGTAGAATCAGAATTGCATTTAATCTGTATTCATACAATCTGGACTCCAGAATTGTAGCATTTAGTACAGCTCAACTTTTATTTTGTAGCATGTGCAAAACAAGAGTCCTGCGAAtcacaaatatacacacagagaactaacacaacatcctTCTGTCAATAAAGCATGCGCACCCCCGGAAAACAGACAGGGCAAAGAGCGACCCACTGTCGTCACTCAGCCCCCTGCTCCTCATCCACTGCTACCCCAGGGCACAGCTGGCACAAGATGACTGAACCATCCAGACGGGAACACTTCCTTTCACCCACTGatcttgtttctttaaaaaaacaatacacCAAGGGCTACCAAGTCCTGCTGCCACCAGATTCAAGGAAAGAAATTCTCTTTTCAGGTCAGTATTAGCATCGAAAAACATTTAGTGTCTTGGCAGGAAGAGCGCACCAGTCCCCCTGCATGCGGGGGGGAAGACAGGAAGTCCGGTCCCCCTGCACGCGGGTGCCACGCACCACAGCACAGACCAGGAGGCCTCCCAGTCTGGACCAGCTCAGGGAGGTGGCAGCTACCAGGGCCATTTCACCCACCACAGGCCACCCTACAAACTGAGGGGCTCTGGGCCAAGGGTGTGTCTGATCCAGGCATGTGGCCACCAAAGGTACTTCATGGTGTTATTCTGtgatctgttgttttttttttttaaacagctttaaaaTGAACTGGTGAATGAGAAGCACCTACCCTTTGGTCTGGACCCTCTGACTTTAACACGAGTCCAGGATGTTCGTTTCAGCTTATCCTCAAATGACTACATTTACTCTAGAGTTCAACAGTTATTATTTCCATTGTTCCCTAAAAACTACCCATCAATACCACATCCGTGACTTGACTGTAGCATTCCCCGGTACATAAAGGAGTGATGTCCACTGACTGCCCGCTCCAGAGCTATTCCCTGGCAAGTATCCTTTACttccccaatgcaggagacacctaCGTAAAATATCTGATGAAAACAAGAGTCCGCACAGGACTGGTGTTGAAGGTCAGTGCAACTGGGAGGGTCCTACTGGGGTCATGCTCAGGACAATGCTCTCACAGTGAAAAGCATGGTCTCCAAATGgagtttaagggaaaaaaactctagaaagaaagaaagtctgaaaaaattatttcagaactttttttttttaagttagagcgactttcactgtaaGCGGGAAAAACGTGAGCCCACATTTAAGCTGACACACGTTCTCCGGGATGATGGCCACAGTCCCAGAAGAGCAGCAGCTCTGCGCTCTTGGGAAGGGCCCCCTCTCTAGGCACTCGCTCCTCCCTAAGTGGGCACAAGTTAAACGTCCAGCAGAGGTTTCCACGGGCTCAGGGGGACACAAGCTCTGACACCTCCAGTGGAAGGCGGTCCTCGACACTACAGCGGCAGACCAGGTGCAGTCGACACTGAGCTCTGACACGCAAGCCCAGGGAACCAGGGAAGGAACTTGTATGAACTTACAGCGCAAACCGTCAGCAGACTGGGAAGAGTTTTGAGGGTTACGGTAAATGTTCAAGAGGGCAATGGTCTGAAATACAAAACGCAACAACTTTATATTATggaaaattaaatgtaaacacTTAACCGGTTTCCTGTGGCGATCGCTTCAGTCAAGACTCAGTGCTGAAAAAAGAGCAAGTTATTTTGTTTTGAAGCAGTGATGTTTTCTCTCAGCTGATGGCTGTCCTGGAGCGCCCTAACACTTCAGTGTAACAGAGATCCCATGATATGCTAGTATTGTATTTCTGTCACAGACTAGAAGAATTCACCATTTCAAAGTTCCAATCCAGTTAAGAAGGCAGACAAGTTGACAGGCTACCACCAAAACCACTCTTGTAACAGGAAACTTAATGAACAACTGAGAAAGAAGCGTGCCTGTATAAACGGACTAGAGAAATACAATAATTACATATCATGAAATCTCCACTCCCTAGAAGAAAAATCGTAATGGTGAAATAAAACCCACACTTACTGGGCAACTTACCTTATTGATTCCTACATATTCCTAAGGTTTTTGATTTCACAGAAAGAACTTAATAATTGCCAGGGGTTCAGCCACTGGTAAGACCAATAACTGGCTGGTGACGTTCGGCTGTCACAGGGCCGGACCCCTCTCGCTAACAAACATTCAGGGCGGGAGAGGCCTGGCCAGCGACCTCCTCGGCCAGCCTGCTGACCTCGGCCAAGTATCAAGTTCTTACTGTGAATGCCAAGGACCTCCGGCACCGTGTCCTGTTTGCAACAGCTCTATGTCAGCAGCTCAGAAGCCAACATGGTTTGTCTCAATTAAGAGTGGGCTCTTTAACACCATTGTCTTAAAAAAACTTCTCCAACTGTGGGACTTACAGTGTGAGCCGTCAGCCGTCTGTGCACTGTTTTGGGGATTACGATAGATGTTTTGAATCAAGATGGTCtgcggggaaaaaaaaataaaaaggggaaTTCTACTGGCTGCTGTGCATATATTAGACAATTGCAAAGAGACAACTTGTTTGCAAATGGCTCAACGCCTGCTGTTTGTTTGCTTCCTGCAAATCAGACACTTGTCTTCTGAAGAGTACACCCAAACCATCATATTATGAAAACAGAGTTTGAGCGGTGACTTAGGTCAAGTGACTTAGGTCAAGTCAGCCAGCAACCAAGAAGAAACTGTTATTTTGAGTAGGCCCATGTTATTGAAGTGTTTTAATGCAACAGAACACTAACATTTTTTATGCTTCAAGCTAACAGACACTATGATGTCAAAAAATTCATGTTATAATCATATTCCCCACatgaaattatgtttttaaaaccaAATGTGTAACTCAAGCATATGCAGTCCATCAAGCTCTCTTGATCTCGTAGGAAACAGGCACACGAATGGGTTTCCTAACTCTCAGAGGCAGCTAGCACATTTACACTTTCTTGGTGGGATCTCTGTTTACATAATACAATAGCTTAAAACATTTGCTCTTTTCCGATCCttcttttaagggaaaaaaatccttttagCCCTTGTGCTTTAAACTGGATCAGGTAGACTTGAAACCTTACATTGTACCGTTCTTCTTAAAATCAAGTTGTCTGAAAAAACAAACCATGTTTAAGTTAGTAGGCTAGCACATTACATGAATCTTAATGTCCATATCACTGTTAAGAAGCTTAAAAAGAAACCCACACTGACATTGTTAGAGATTTACAAGCTCAACCAATAAATCAcaaaatttaggaaaataaatatgCAGTCTCAACACGTATCCAAAGCAATTTTTAAACTGGTTTTATAAAACTGGCCTCTTCTACTTGTAGCTGAGTGTTCAAAGGGAGTGGTCATGAGAGAGCCCCCCAGTCAAAGGTCTGCTCTGGGAAACCCACTTGGGAGGATGACCACCAGCCACACAGCACTGCCTCGTCCTCTGGCCTGGCCTCTCCCTCACGTCACTGATAGCCTATCTCAGGCCTTGGCTGTTTCCCAAAGCCAACCACATTAGGTTTTTAACTAAAACCACCTGAGTATGACAAGTCTGATGGACAGCTATACGGAGCCCAAGTCTCCAACAGGAAATTTCTGTTAGATCTCACCCAGGTCATCTGGCAGTGACCGTTTAATAAAATGACACTTAAAGGGAGTAATGCAGTTCCATTAAAATCAGAGGAGGTCAGGATTACCTGAAACCAACCAAATGAATCAAAACAAGATGTTCAAGTTAACACATACAGCTGAC
Coding sequences:
- the U2AF1 gene encoding splicing factor U2AF 35 kDa subunit isoform X2 is translated as MAEYLASIFGTEKDKVNCSFYFKIGACRHGDRCSRLHNKPTFSQTILIQNIYRNPQNSAQTADGSHCAVSDVEMQEHYDEFFEEVFTEMEEKYGEVEEMNVCDNLGDHLVGNVYVKFRREEDAEKAVIDLNNRWFNGQPIHAELSPVTDFREACCRQYEMGECTRGGFCNFMHLKPISRELRRELYGRRRKKHRSRSRSRERRSRSRDRGRGGGGGGGGGRERDRRRSRDRERSGRF
- the U2AF1 gene encoding splicing factor U2AF 35 kDa subunit isoform X1, which produces MAEYLASIFGTEKDKVNCSFYFKIGACRHGDRCSRLHNKPTFSQTIALLNIYRNPQNSSQSADGLRCAVSDVEMQEHYDEFFEEVFTEMEEKYGEVEEMNVCDNLGDHLVGNVYVKFRREEDAEKAVIDLNNRWFNGQPIHAELSPVTDFREACCRQYEMGECTRGGFCNFMHLKPISRELRRELYGRRRKKHRSRSRSRERRSRSRDRGRGGGGGGGGGRERDRRRSRDRERSGRF